The region GGTGCCTGTGGCCGGAGGTGCTATGTGAATGGCTGAGGCCTGAAGGTTGGTGCTGGGTGGGGCAAGCATTAATCCACCGGGCAGTGGCTGCCATTCATAGCTGCCATTGCCGCTGTAGCCGTCAAAAAACACCGCTTCGCCCTGGCAATAGTCACTCTTGCCTCTGACTATCAGGTTGGGCACATTATATACCGACACATCGGCAAATCTGGGTGATACATATTTGCAGCCGCTGGCAGCATCAAAAACGGTAATGTAATACTGCCCTGTAGAATGCACCGGTAGCGTAGGTGTAACAGCACCGGTACTCCATAAATAATCAGTAGGAATAATAGAATTACCTCCACCCTGCAATACATCAGGATAATATCCTAAAGTTTTAGAAGCACCCGGACAAAAACTGTTTAATGGTGGTATTGGAAAGCCATTTAATCTATTCTCATAAACAGAAACATAATCATCATCGGTATAATAACAACCGTAGTTATCATAGACTTTTAGTTCTACATGATATGTAGGAATTGAAAAAGCATCATACACCCTTTGCGCATCAATGTGTTGCACGCTAGTCGGGAAAAGCGGAGCATAGGAGGCACCGTCACCAAAATCCCACAGGGCATGATGTACCTGAGTAACAGAGCCGGTGAAATTAAAATTAACCACTGTTTGTTTTTCGCAAAAAGGCGGATTGGGGGCAATGGTAAAGGCAGCACCGGGAGGTGTGGGTATCAACAACTGGTTGAGGGTGTTATTTTGGGTGCAGGTGTAGCCCGAGGAAGTAGTTACGGTAACACTAACGGTATGATTGCCGGTGGGGCTTACCGGAATAGTATTGCTGATGGGGCCGTTGCCTATGTTGCCACCATCAAACAACCATTGGTAGCTGTTTATGGGGTTTGTACTGAAGACACTGGCATTGAAAGTAAAATTATAGGCACCGGGTGTTGCTGCCGAAGGGCAAGATATATGGGAATAAATATATGCCTTAACCGGTATGTTTAACGATACACAATCACTGTAGCAATGCACCACACCATTGATAGTATTATACACTGTTACACAGATATTGTAATTGCCTTGGTATTCGTAGGTATGCGTTATATTACTGAAGGATGTATTGGTGGTGGTAACAATAAGTGGTGTAGTGTTGTCGCCCCAATCTATAACATAACCGGTAATGGGGCCTCCGCTAATAGTGCCACCAATGGTAACCGACCCACAGGCTGTATTAAACACCGGAGTATTAAATTGTATGGTGTAGCCAATCAAATCAGGACAAGCAACAGGGCAATCGGGTACTGCTATTGATGCCATGTCCACGCAGCCATTGGCACCGGTAATGGTAACAGTATAGTTTGCCGCAGCATTGATAGTGATGCTTGGCGTAGTAGCCCCTGTTGACCATTGGTAGCTGTTTTGCCCTGCAGGCAGTGCCGTTAAGGTGATGGGTACCGTACTCAAGCAAAACAACGAAGATCCAATATAAGCTCCCGGCCCGGGGTTTACCGTAACGGCACTACTTGCCGAAGAAAGGCAGCCATCCACATCGAGTGTTACGGTGATTGGGAAGGTGCTGATGCCGGAGCCATCAATGCTGTAAACGTGAATGATGCCTGCTGGGTCGTATGGAAAATTTTGACCGGAACTGCCAACAAAATCACCCCAGTTCCAGGTATAGTTGGCATAGTTATAGGTTCCTGCTGCGGGCTGTGGGGTAATGTTAAAAGTGGCCGGCACATTGTCGCAGGCAGGGTTGGGCCCTGTGATAGTGAATGGCGCCCCTCCTTTTACATCTAATCTAAAGGTAAAATAGGGGTTAATACCGCCACAAGTATAGGTGTCAAACTTAATGATGGTATTCAATTGCAGGGTGTTGTTCCACTGTATTTCTAAAACCATTTCATCATTAGCATTTACTGTAGCACTCACCACAGAACCAATATCCGAAGGGAGGATACTTATTTCGTACAGGTCAATGTTATAACTGCTCCAATTGGCAATTTTATAGGTTTTGTGGGTGTTGAGGCAGGATTTGCCCACGGGTGTAGGGGAGGTACAGTCCAGCGACAGTGGTACGGCTGTTCCTGCAATATCTTCTGTTAAAGCACAGACATCGGGCATGATAAAAACTTTTTTTACAGGCGATAAATTTATGGGTAACGAAACACAACCGGTATTGGGGTCATACTCTGTAACGGAGATTGTATAGGGCATTGTGGTACCCCATGATATGGATAACGTGCTACCATTGCCGGTGGCAGGTGTGCCGCCTGTCACCGTCCAGTTAAGGACATTGGTGGGGTTAAATGGTGTGCAGGTATAAAGGTAGGAGGCACCGGCACAAGGTTTCATTTCGCCAGAGAGGGCTGTGGGTGATGGTGGTGTAGGGTTAACGGTTATGGAATAATTTACTGTTGGCGTGCAATAATTTCCTGAAAAATCATTTACCTGTACTGTATAACTGCCGGGTGATAGGGTGCCGGTAATATTAGCCGGAATAATAAAAGGAGCAGATTGTACTAAAGGACCGTAGATTACACTGCCTGTATTATCAAGCAGTGTCCATTCAAATTGCTGAGTTGCATTAATACTGTATGTAGCCACTGCACCGGAGCAAATGGTTTGATCTCCTGTCACTGTCACGGGTGGTTTAATAGTTATATTCATGATACTGTTGCCATCCGGACATTCGAAGAAAGAGTTTACATAGGTTACCCCAATACTACCTGCACATGGCGGAGTAGTGCAATCGGCCCACTTAACAATAACACTATTGGTGTTTTGACCCGAAACAAAAGTGCCTCCTGTTATTGACCAACTGAAAAGACTGCCCGGCATTGCAGGCACACTATACTGTGCAACTAAATTATCAGTACATATAAGCGATGAGCCTTGTATATTGGCATTGCTACTGATAATTGGTACAATCATACTGGCAACTGCATTGCAATTAGTGAGGCAATTTACTCCTGTAAAAGATACGATTCCCGGACCATTGCTGCCATCCAACCAATGAACGGTAATAGTATTGCCGTAGGGTGTATTGCTGGTAATAACACCGGCACTCGGTGGTGAAATTGTCCATAAATACTGACCACCCTGCTGTGGAGGGCATTGTACATTTACACTGTAGGTGTCAGAAGCACCTTCGCATACTGGAGTAGGACATTGTATTTCTACTGCCTCATCCGGTGTTACTTCTATTATCATGTAAGCAGTAGCCGTACAACCACATTGATTGGTAATGGTCAATTGTACCTGATAAGACCCAGGTAATGTAAAAATGTGATTATCGTCTTGGTCGGTAGAGGTGTTATCATTTCCACTGGCAGGGTCGCCAAAATCCCAATACCAACTGGCTATTGGCGATTGTACTGATGCTTGTTTGACATGACCTAAAAAATGAACTGTTGTTCCACTGCAAACCTGTAATACCTGATTGGTTTGACTGTCGTTAAATGGTTGAGTAGTAAAAAATGCTTCTGGCGTAGGAATAATAGTGATACAATGTTCAACACTGATACTGCATCCTGTAGCATCGGTCTGTGTAACCTGAACTACTCCACTGCCGGCAACATTCCATTGTACTTCAATATCGGTTGTGCCTTGCCCACTAAGGATGCCCCCCCCCCCCACAGTCCAAACGTAGGTGTGACCGGTAACAGGCTGGATATGATAACCCACTTGGCCATTTTCGCAAACCTTCCAACAAAGGTTTGGGTCGGGGATGGGGTCGTGTTTATCATCATACAATATGCACTGCGAGGTAAAGTCTGTGGTAATAACAGGCGCAGGAAAATTACAGTTTTGGCCATGCAATAACGTGCCGTAAAAACAAAGAAACAAAACTGCTATGAGTCTGTTTCGTAAATTGGTAACAAGGTTGTTTTTCATGGCTAATGCTTTTTACCTGACGGTAAAGGTATAGGCAATAAAATTAAAAAACAAAAAATATTTATCAACTATTTTTTTCGTGCCTGTGTCAAGGTGAAACTACGAAAGAAAGAAAAATAGTTTAAATAAAATATAATTTAACCTTTGTGAGGTTTACCGTTAAGAGTTTAGTACCCTAATATTTTCATCATTGACTTGGAGCTTTGCTCTTTGGCAAAAAGCCACATACTCAGTTCGCCTTCTTCTGTTTTATCAATCAGCACATGCTTGGGTGCAGGCAACAGGCAATGCTGTATTCCACCATAACCACCAAGTGAATCCTGATAGGCACCGGTATGAAAAAAGCCCAGATACAATGGGTCATCAGCTGTTGATTGTGGCATAAAAACCCTGTTCTTGACAGACTCCATAATGTAGTAATCTTCACCGTCACAAGTAATGCCTCCCAGGTTTACACGCTGTTGTTCTTTGTCCCAGTGATTGATGGCAAGCATGATAAACTTTTGTTTGATACCCCAGGTGTCGGGTAGGGTGGTGATAAAGCTGCTGTCTATCATATACCACAATTCTTTATCGTTCTGTTGTTTTACACCTGTAACCGAATACAATATGGCACCACTCTCACCAACGGTAAAACTGCCAAACTCTGTAAACAAATGTGGCACCGGAACTTTGCGTTGATCACATGCAGACTTTATCTGCATCACTATCTCATCAGCCATATATTGATAGTCGAAGTTGAACTCTAATTTTGTTTTAATCGGAAATCCACCACCAATGTCTAATGCCGTCAAATCCGGACATATTTTTTTTAGGTCTGCATAAAAACTGATGTTTCGTTGCAATTCGTTCCAATAATATGCTGTATCACGTATTCCTGTATTGATAAAGAAATGGAGTAATTTCAACTCTACATTGGGGTTTTTACGAATGGTGTTTTTGTAAAAATCCATAATGTCGCGTGATCTGATTCCCAATCTGGAAGTATAAAACTCTGCATTGGGCTCTTCTTCTGAAGCTATACGGATACCTATTTTAAATTTTTTACCCGGCATAGCCTTCTCATATTCCTGCAATTCATTTACATTGTCCAAAATCGGAATCACATTGGTAAAACCGTCTTTAATCAAATCAACTATACCCTGAATGTAACCTTCGCGTTTAAATCCATTGCAAAGAATATAGATGTCTTTGTTTATTTTCTGCGACTCGTAGAGTGACCTGATAATTGGAATATCGAATGCTGAACTGGTTTCAATATGGATGTCATTCTTTAAAGCTTCTTCCATCACAAACTGAAAATGCGAACTTTTGGTGCAATAACAGTAGTAATAGCTTCCTTTATAGTCAACCTTAGCCATAGCTACTTTAAAAAGCCTTTTGGCTTTTTGTATCTGTGAGCTTATTTTTGGCAGGTAGGTTATTTTTAAAGGTGTACCATATTGTTTTATCACATCCATCAGGTTTATACCATTAAAATGGAGTGAGTTGTCAATAACTTCAAAACCTTCTTGTGGAAAGTCGTAGCTTTGTTGAATCAGGTCAATGTATCGGTTCTTCATTTAGCAATGCCAAAGGCTTATTTTTGTGCCTTGCGAATTTATATATTACCTGAATAAAAAATAACGATGTTAAAAAAATTATGGCAAGCAAAATAAAATTTATTGAAGTAAAGTCAGAAATTGGAGCCGGTACCAGAGGCGCAAGCCTTGGGGTTGATGCAATAAAAATAGCAGCCTTAGACTATGGCAGCTCACTTTTCAACAGGATAGAAAGTGTAGAAATCAAGACAGAAAACCAGATGCTTTTCGAAACAGCAGCTACACCTTATGCTAAACGAATAAAAGGTATTGTGGCCATTTATGAGCGTGTGGCAAAGGCCGTTTCAGAAACATTAAAAAATAAAGATTTTCCTATTGTTTTGGCCGGTGATCATAGTACTGCAGGTGGCACAGTTGCCGGGATAAAAATGACTTATCCAAAGTCCAAGTTGGGGGTAATCTGGATTGATGCTCATGCCGATATTCACTCTCCTTATACAACGCCCACAGGAAATGTTCATGGCATGCCTATGGCCGCAAATCTAGGTGAAGATAATCTTGCACACAAAATCAACAAACCCGATAAAGAGACTGTTGACCTTTGGACAAAGATGAAGAAGATAGGAGGAATGTCGCCTAAGATTACCTATAAAGATATAGTCTATATTGCTGTAAGAGATATTGAACCTCAGGAAGCTTATCTTTTGAAGAAGCACAATGTAAAGATGATTTCTGCTGCTGAAGTAAAGCGTATTGCAGTGGAGAAAATAGTGCGTAATGCATTGGCGCATCTGTCACATTGTACACATATTTATGTTTCATTTGATGTGGATAGCATGGATAGTTCTATTTCTAAAGGCACAGGTACTCCGGTACGCAATGGAATTTCTGAACGTGATGCAGGAAAGCTTTGTGTAAGGTTGGTGCAAAATGAAAAAGTTTGTTGCTTCGAAATTTGCGAAGTCAATCCAACACTTGATAAAGAAAATCTGATGGCTGAAAATGCTTTTGAGATTTTGCAGCGTGTGGTCAATCAAATTAATCATTGATAATTTTCAATGCAAACACCCGTGACTGCTAATTTTAAAAAAAATATTCTCACCAAAATACCGGAAGGGTATTATCCTTTAATGGAAAAATTTTATACCATTCAGGGCGAAGGATATCATACAGGAAAGCCTGCTTTTTTTATCAGACTTGCCGGTTGTGATCTTGGTTGTGTTTGGTGCGATGTTAAAGATTCGTGGGAGGCATCAGCATCAAATCTTATTGCTGTTAATGACCTGTTGAAAGATGTGGCAGAGAGTAAAACTCCAAATGTTGTAATTACAGGTGGAGAACCTGCTGCATATAATTTAACCACGCTAACCAACGCATTATCTGCGAAAGGCTACAAAGTGTGGCTTGAAACTTCCGGAGCATATCCTTTATATGGGAACTTTGACTGGATATGTGTTTCACC is a window of Bacteroidia bacterium DNA encoding:
- a CDS encoding PKD domain-containing protein; translation: MKNNLVTNLRNRLIAVLFLCFYGTLLHGQNCNFPAPVITTDFTSQCILYDDKHDPIPDPNLCWKVCENGQVGYHIQPVTGHTYVWTVGGGGILSGQGTTDIEVQWNVAGSGVVQVTQTDATGCSISVEHCITIIPTPEAFFTTQPFNDSQTNQVLQVCSGTTVHFLGHVKQASVQSPIASWYWDFGDPASGNDNTSTDQDDNHIFTLPGSYQVQLTITNQCGCTATAYMIIEVTPDEAVEIQCPTPVCEGASDTYSVNVQCPPQQGGQYLWTISPPSAGVITSNTPYGNTITVHWLDGSNGPGIVSFTGVNCLTNCNAVASMIVPIISSNANIQGSSLICTDNLVAQYSVPAMPGSLFSWSITGGTFVSGQNTNSVIVKWADCTTPPCAGSIGVTYVNSFFECPDGNSIMNITIKPPVTVTGDQTICSGAVATYSINATQQFEWTLLDNTGSVIYGPLVQSAPFIIPANITGTLSPGSYTVQVNDFSGNYCTPTVNYSITVNPTPPSPTALSGEMKPCAGASYLYTCTPFNPTNVLNWTVTGGTPATGNGSTLSISWGTTMPYTISVTEYDPNTGCVSLPINLSPVKKVFIMPDVCALTEDIAGTAVPLSLDCTSPTPVGKSCLNTHKTYKIANWSSYNIDLYEISILPSDIGSVVSATVNANDEMVLEIQWNNTLQLNTIIKFDTYTCGGINPYFTFRLDVKGGAPFTITGPNPACDNVPATFNITPQPAAGTYNYANYTWNWGDFVGSSGQNFPYDPAGIIHVYSIDGSGISTFPITVTLDVDGCLSSASSAVTVNPGPGAYIGSSLFCLSTVPITLTALPAGQNSYQWSTGATTPSITINAAANYTVTITGANGCVDMASIAVPDCPVACPDLIGYTIQFNTPVFNTACGSVTIGGTISGGPITGYVIDWGDNTTPLIVTTTNTSFSNITHTYEYQGNYNICVTVYNTINGVVHCYSDCVSLNIPVKAYIYSHISCPSAATPGAYNFTFNASVFSTNPINSYQWLFDGGNIGNGPISNTIPVSPTGNHTVSVTVTTSSGYTCTQNNTLNQLLIPTPPGAAFTIAPNPPFCEKQTVVNFNFTGSVTQVHHALWDFGDGASYAPLFPTSVQHIDAQRVYDAFSIPTYHVELKVYDNYGCYYTDDDYVSVYENRLNGFPIPPLNSFCPGASKTLGYYPDVLQGGGNSIIPTDYLWSTGAVTPTLPVHSTGQYYITVFDAASGCKYVSPRFADVSVYNVPNLIVRGKSDYCQGEAVFFDGYSGNGSYEWQPLPGGLMLAPPSTNLQASAIHIAPPATGTYTVTLMLTTADGCSTLVSKTFNVLDPPTVPLVAVQPTPGCENNAVTLTATNWAATLVLNWSQGGNTNPITVPNTGNYNAIFTDPASGCTSQSAIVRVNANPDISWLVSGCLDRCDNDQNHIVIPGSYGISYARWTWIINSQYLNAPYSGYASPVGDLDINNALAGGGTLAPGSYIVQLELVSDMGCKITTDPIYVTVRTCPCKITEVREDWYQCLGTDLNGQSFYHFQFTVHFNNLIPTGTFTLAPNPPGGNTNITPWTYQVNGNDVMIEGILGFYQIDDILPCFTLTYTDPDPSLSCTYTFCVKPPDCPTPKCGWEMEMDEIYCINLDANGNQTYAVNLNVSLPPGNWSAMYSLSSGTLTGFPASITGGGITALQGIFTDLPPTNGQMCLYVNFYDVMTGDYCFVYKCFNLPDCNGGGTGNTRLTAALKEQHADEPQLTIMPNPASSQALVQFVLPAASGKDLNSVLTLTNARGAVINIRHIMANTGFVRYNTSMLPEGMYYLTISTDGKTVLTQKFSVIK
- a CDS encoding arginine decarboxylase produces the protein MKNRYIDLIQQSYDFPQEGFEVIDNSLHFNGINLMDVIKQYGTPLKITYLPKISSQIQKAKRLFKVAMAKVDYKGSYYYCYCTKSSHFQFVMEEALKNDIHIETSSAFDIPIIRSLYESQKINKDIYILCNGFKREGYIQGIVDLIKDGFTNVIPILDNVNELQEYEKAMPGKKFKIGIRIASEEEPNAEFYTSRLGIRSRDIMDFYKNTIRKNPNVELKLLHFFINTGIRDTAYYWNELQRNISFYADLKKICPDLTALDIGGGFPIKTKLEFNFDYQYMADEIVMQIKSACDQRKVPVPHLFTEFGSFTVGESGAILYSVTGVKQQNDKELWYMIDSSFITTLPDTWGIKQKFIMLAINHWDKEQQRVNLGGITCDGEDYYIMESVKNRVFMPQSTADDPLYLGFFHTGAYQDSLGGYGGIQHCLLPAPKHVLIDKTEEGELSMWLFAKEQSSKSMMKILGY
- a CDS encoding arginase — encoded protein: MASKIKFIEVKSEIGAGTRGASLGVDAIKIAALDYGSSLFNRIESVEIKTENQMLFETAATPYAKRIKGIVAIYERVAKAVSETLKNKDFPIVLAGDHSTAGGTVAGIKMTYPKSKLGVIWIDAHADIHSPYTTPTGNVHGMPMAANLGEDNLAHKINKPDKETVDLWTKMKKIGGMSPKITYKDIVYIAVRDIEPQEAYLLKKHNVKMISAAEVKRIAVEKIVRNALAHLSHCTHIYVSFDVDSMDSSISKGTGTPVRNGISERDAGKLCVRLVQNEKVCCFEICEVNPTLDKENLMAENAFEILQRVVNQINH
- a CDS encoding 7-carboxy-7-deazaguanine synthase QueE, encoding MEKFYTIQGEGYHTGKPAFFIRLAGCDLGCVWCDVKDSWEASASNLIAVNDLLKDVAESKTPNVVITGGEPAAYNLTTLTNALSAKGYKVWLETSGAYPLYGNFDWICVSPKKFKPPMDSVLQKASELKVVVFNESDFEWAEENASKVSDTAKLFLQPEYSRFDRVMPGIIDYVKRNPQWSISLQTHKYLNIP